The following are encoded in a window of Rubellicoccus peritrichatus genomic DNA:
- the rpsC gene encoding 30S ribosomal protein S3, whose product MGQKVNPIGLRLAVRRNWDSRWYADKKQFPVNIKEDYEIRKMLNKKLRYASVPKIFIERAGTRVRVKIFTARPGIVIGRKGAELEKLKEDLQKCTKKDILLDIQEVKKPDLVAQLVAESVALQLERRISFRRAMKKTVQTTMSMGAEGIRIQCSGRLGGAEIARTEQQRQGRVPLHTLRENIDYGFAEANTIYGKIGVKCWICNPEPEEGLG is encoded by the coding sequence ATGGGACAAAAAGTAAATCCAATCGGGCTTCGCCTCGCTGTTCGTCGTAACTGGGACAGTCGCTGGTATGCGGACAAGAAACAGTTTCCTGTTAACATCAAGGAGGACTACGAAATCCGCAAGATGTTGAACAAGAAGCTACGCTATGCATCGGTGCCTAAGATTTTCATCGAGCGTGCCGGTACTCGTGTTCGCGTTAAGATTTTCACCGCTCGCCCAGGTATCGTCATTGGTCGTAAGGGTGCAGAACTTGAAAAGCTCAAGGAAGATCTGCAGAAGTGCACAAAGAAGGATATCCTTCTCGACATTCAGGAAGTTAAAAAGCCTGATCTCGTCGCTCAGCTTGTTGCTGAAAGCGTCGCACTCCAGCTTGAGCGTCGTATTTCTTTCCGCCGTGCCATGAAAAAGACGGTTCAGACCACAATGAGCATGGGCGCCGAAGGCATCCGTATTCAGTGCTCCGGTCGTCTTGGTGGTGCTGAAATTGCCCGCACCGAGCAACAGCGTCAAGGCCGTGTGCCTCTTCACACATTACGTGAGAACATTGATTACGGCTTCGCCGAAGCCAACACCATCTACGGTAAGATTGGCGTCAAGTGCTGGATCTGTAACCCGGAGCCTGAGGAAGGTCTTGGTTGA
- the rpsL gene encoding 30S ribosomal protein S12: MPTINQLVRNPRSKKKVKTKSPALQANPFRRGVCVQVMTRTPKKPNSAIRKVAKVRLTNGYEVIAYIPDEGHNLQEHSVVLLRGGRVKDLPGVRYHIVRGTLDCQGVEKRRRSRSKYGVKRPKESK, translated from the coding sequence ATGCCAACAATTAACCAGCTCGTCCGCAATCCGCGGAGTAAAAAGAAGGTGAAGACCAAATCACCCGCTCTTCAGGCGAACCCTTTCCGCAGAGGTGTTTGTGTGCAGGTCATGACCCGCACGCCGAAGAAGCCGAATTCCGCTATCCGTAAGGTGGCCAAGGTTCGTTTGACCAACGGTTACGAAGTCATCGCTTACATTCCGGACGAAGGTCACAATTTGCAGGAGCACAGTGTTGTCCTCCTCCGTGGTGGTCGTGTTAAGGACCTTCCAGGTGTTCGTTACCACATCGTTCGTGGCACATTGGACTGTCAGGGAGTTGAAAAACGTCGCCGCAGTCGCTCCAAGTATGGAGTCAAACGCCCTAAAGAATCCAAGTAA
- the rplD gene encoding 50S ribosomal protein L4 — protein MKLKVYTTDGASSADKDFDLPAYEGNKGLQALKELIVLYQANARQGNASAKTRSEVAGTGKKAFRQKGTGNARSGDRQSPIYVGGGIAHGPKPKDWSKEMNKKTRKLAFSRAVFDKATEGELALIEALTPAEPKTKVFNEVLTKIEPKGKVLLVDGEFSEDIIRAARNIERVHMIDADSLNAWDLVRFDHVLISEKGFEKVLARAK, from the coding sequence ATGAAACTTAAAGTTTACACCACCGACGGCGCATCGAGCGCAGACAAGGATTTCGACCTCCCAGCCTACGAAGGTAATAAGGGTCTTCAGGCTCTCAAAGAGCTGATCGTGCTTTATCAGGCAAATGCCCGCCAGGGTAATGCATCTGCCAAGACCCGCTCTGAAGTAGCTGGTACTGGTAAGAAGGCTTTTAGGCAAAAAGGCACCGGTAATGCACGTAGTGGCGACCGCCAGTCACCGATTTATGTCGGTGGTGGTATCGCTCACGGGCCAAAGCCAAAGGACTGGTCCAAGGAAATGAATAAGAAGACTCGCAAACTGGCTTTCAGCCGTGCGGTTTTCGACAAGGCTACCGAAGGTGAGCTTGCTTTGATTGAAGCCCTCACGCCAGCTGAGCCCAAGACCAAGGTTTTCAATGAAGTCCTGACCAAGATCGAGCCCAAGGGCAAAGTCCTCCTGGTCGACGGTGAGTTCTCTGAAGACATCATCCGCGCCGCACGCAACATCGAGCGCGTTCACATGATCGACGCGGATTCCCTCAATGCCTGGGACCTCGTTCGCTTCGACCACGTTCTGATTAGCGAAAAGGGTTTCGAGAAGGTTCTCGCCCGCGCCAAGTAA
- the rplN gene encoding 50S ribosomal protein L14, with amino-acid sequence MIQQESRIEVADNTGAKQAMMIRRLGQAKKTAGVGDTIVVSIKDSTPEATVKKGTVAKAVVVRTKAPIRRADGSYLRFDTNAVVIIDANGNPRGTRIFGPVARELRSKKFMKIISLAPEVL; translated from the coding sequence ATGATACAGCAAGAATCACGTATAGAAGTCGCCGATAATACCGGTGCCAAGCAGGCGATGATGATTCGCCGCCTCGGACAAGCGAAGAAAACCGCCGGCGTTGGCGACACAATTGTCGTTAGCATCAAGGACAGTACGCCGGAAGCGACAGTCAAAAAAGGCACTGTTGCCAAGGCTGTTGTGGTTCGCACCAAAGCTCCAATTCGCCGTGCTGACGGAAGCTATCTCCGCTTTGACACGAACGCAGTCGTCATCATTGACGCCAATGGTAACCCACGCGGGACCCGTATTTTCGGACCTGTTGCCCGCGAACTTCGCTCAAAGAAGTTCATGAAAATTATCTCCCTCGCTCCCGAGGTCCTGTAA
- the rplE gene encoding 50S ribosomal protein L5 encodes MEQPYLKKYYLDEVVAGLTKKFAYSNRHQVPSVSKIVINSGFNPNNKDKNWIADLQKDITSIAGQRAVVTKAKKSVSNFKLREGMPNGVMVTLRGRQMYDFLYRFIAIALPSIRDFRGVGSKLDGSGNYNIGITDHTIFPEISGDTGSRGNIGMDITIVTDATTDDEGRELLRMLGMPFRKSTPTPEEEAAAAS; translated from the coding sequence ATGGAACAACCTTACTTAAAAAAATATTACCTCGACGAAGTCGTCGCAGGATTGACTAAAAAGTTCGCCTATAGCAACCGACACCAGGTTCCTTCGGTTAGCAAGATTGTCATTAACTCCGGTTTTAATCCTAACAACAAGGACAAGAATTGGATCGCTGACCTCCAAAAGGACATCACCAGTATCGCTGGTCAGCGTGCCGTTGTAACCAAAGCGAAGAAGAGCGTTTCGAACTTCAAACTTCGTGAAGGCATGCCTAACGGTGTCATGGTTACCCTGCGTGGCAGACAGATGTATGACTTCCTTTACCGCTTTATTGCTATCGCATTGCCGTCCATTCGTGACTTTCGCGGTGTTGGCAGCAAGCTTGACGGAAGTGGCAATTATAATATCGGCATCACAGACCACACTATTTTCCCTGAGATCAGTGGTGACACCGGCTCACGTGGTAACATCGGAATGGATATCACCATCGTAACGGATGCGACAACCGATGATGAGGGCCGCGAACTTCTTCGCATGCTTGGCATGCCATTCCGCAAATCAACTCCAACTCCTGAAGAAGAAGCTGCAGCAGCCAGCTAA
- the rpsG gene encoding 30S ribosomal protein S7, with translation MSRRRRAVKRTASPDPRYNSTLVTGLVNMIMRKGKKSVAQRIVYGAFERVSEKLEKGDPVDLLLGALENARPKIEVKSRRVGGATYQVPVEIAYERQQGLAFRWMVNAAQSRKGTPMREALADEIIDAYNNTGSVVKKKEETHRMAQANRAFAHLRW, from the coding sequence ATGTCACGTCGTCGCAGAGCAGTTAAGCGCACCGCATCCCCAGATCCACGCTACAATAGCACCCTGGTTACGGGATTGGTGAATATGATTATGCGCAAGGGCAAGAAGTCCGTTGCACAACGCATCGTTTATGGTGCCTTCGAACGCGTTTCCGAGAAGCTTGAAAAGGGAGATCCAGTCGATCTTCTCCTTGGCGCTCTTGAAAATGCACGCCCGAAGATCGAAGTGAAGAGCCGCCGTGTTGGTGGTGCCACTTATCAGGTTCCTGTCGAAATCGCTTACGAGCGTCAGCAGGGCCTTGCCTTCCGTTGGATGGTTAACGCAGCACAGTCCCGTAAGGGAACTCCTATGCGTGAAGCTCTCGCCGATGAAATTATAGACGCTTATAATAACACTGGTAGCGTCGTGAAGAAGAAGGAAGAGACACACCGCATGGCCCAGGCCAACCGCGCGTTTGCTCACCTTCGATGGTGA
- the rpsS gene encoding 30S ribosomal protein S19, protein MARSIKKGYFVDPKLMDKVEKAQADGGRKPIQTWSRRSTVTPEFVGLNFNVHNGRGFMPVYVTENMVGHKLGEFAPTRTFKGHQPHTKK, encoded by the coding sequence ATGGCTCGTTCAATTAAAAAAGGATACTTCGTTGACCCGAAGTTGATGGACAAAGTGGAAAAGGCCCAGGCCGATGGCGGTCGCAAGCCCATCCAAACCTGGTCCCGCCGTTCCACCGTCACACCTGAATTCGTTGGCTTGAACTTCAATGTTCACAACGGAAGAGGTTTCATGCCGGTTTACGTGACTGAGAACATGGTTGGCCACAAGCTCGGTGAGTTTGCCCCAACCCGTACGTTCAAAGGTCATCAGCCTCACACCAAGAAGTAA
- the rpsJ gene encoding 30S ribosomal protein S10 has product MSAQRIRIRLKGFDYRIIDQSAADIVETAKRSGARVSGPVPMPTRIEKLSVNRSVHVDKKSMEQFEIRTHKRLIDIVEPTAQTVDELKKLNLPAGVDITINV; this is encoded by the coding sequence ATGTCAGCACAACGCATACGCATTCGCCTCAAAGGCTTCGACTATCGCATCATCGATCAGTCCGCAGCCGATATTGTCGAGACCGCCAAACGTTCCGGAGCCCGCGTAAGCGGACCGGTTCCGATGCCGACTCGTATCGAAAAACTATCGGTGAACCGTTCTGTTCACGTCGACAAAAAGTCGATGGAGCAATTCGAGATCCGCACACACAAACGTCTTATCGACATTGTAGAGCCAACTGCACAGACCGTGGATGAGTTGAAAAAACTTAATCTTCCGGCTGGCGTTGACATTACAATTAATGTTTAA
- the rplP gene encoding 50S ribosomal protein L16: protein MAKLLPSKTKFRKVHKGRIRGKAKGGDTLAFGEFGLQALDRGKLTASQLEAARVAMNRYLKRRGKMWIRVFPQKPVTKKPAETRQGKGKGSVEYWCAVIKPGVIMFELAGCSATDAREAMRLADGKIPFACRFISREELESY, encoded by the coding sequence ATGGCTAAGCTTTTACCATCAAAGACCAAATTCCGAAAAGTCCATAAGGGACGCATTCGTGGCAAAGCCAAGGGTGGCGATACGCTCGCATTTGGTGAATTCGGTCTCCAGGCCCTGGACCGCGGCAAACTGACAGCATCTCAGCTCGAAGCAGCTCGTGTGGCCATGAACCGTTACCTCAAACGTCGAGGTAAGATGTGGATCCGTGTGTTCCCACAAAAACCAGTGACCAAGAAACCTGCTGAAACTCGTCAGGGTAAAGGTAAGGGTTCAGTTGAATACTGGTGCGCCGTTATCAAGCCAGGCGTAATCATGTTCGAACTCGCTGGTTGTTCCGCCACCGACGCTCGCGAAGCGATGCGTCTTGCCGATGGCAAGATCCCGTTCGCCTGCCGATTCATCAGCCGTGAAGAACTCGAGTCTTACTAA
- the rplW gene encoding 50S ribosomal protein L23: MFSPDTIIKEYRVTEKATELISNQNKYTFEVYPSSNRRQVAAAVERLFGVKVAQVNIMNKSGKTRRSRTVRGQTGTTAAMKKAIVTLEKGESIELA, encoded by the coding sequence ATGTTTTCACCCGACACAATTATTAAAGAATACCGCGTGACGGAAAAGGCGACTGAGCTGATTTCTAATCAGAACAAGTACACCTTCGAAGTTTACCCAAGCTCCAACCGCCGTCAGGTGGCTGCAGCCGTCGAGCGTCTGTTCGGCGTCAAGGTAGCGCAGGTCAACATCATGAACAAATCTGGCAAGACCCGTCGCAGCCGCACGGTTCGCGGTCAGACTGGAACCACCGCCGCGATGAAGAAAGCAATCGTTACCTTGGAAAAGGGCGAGAGCATCGAACTCGCATAA
- the rplX gene encoding 50S ribosomal protein L24: protein MKLNIKRGDEVVVIAGAHKGSRGKVLELIPEKERVIVEGVRMIKRHTKPREQDGSDGGIVEREGTIHYSNVMKADRFDARKGASA from the coding sequence ATGAAATTAAATATCAAACGAGGTGACGAAGTCGTCGTTATCGCAGGTGCTCACAAAGGCAGCCGCGGCAAAGTCCTTGAGCTCATTCCTGAGAAGGAACGTGTGATCGTCGAAGGCGTTCGCATGATCAAGCGTCACACCAAGCCACGCGAGCAGGATGGCAGCGATGGCGGCATCGTAGAGCGCGAAGGCACAATTCACTATTCCAACGTCATGAAGGCTGACCGCTTCGACGCCCGCAAGGGTGCGAGTGCTTAA
- the rpsQ gene encoding 30S ribosomal protein S17: MAEEASNSTRNKRKDLTGVVTSRSGDKSVKVTFFYKIAHPAYRKEVKRKTVVHVHDEKNECGVGDKVEIMETRPLSKLKRWRIVRILEKAPTVGV; this comes from the coding sequence ATGGCAGAAGAAGCATCCAACTCCACCCGCAACAAGCGCAAGGACCTCACTGGTGTTGTCACCAGTCGTTCTGGCGACAAGTCGGTCAAAGTCACTTTTTTCTATAAGATTGCTCACCCGGCCTACCGCAAGGAGGTTAAGCGCAAGACCGTTGTTCACGTTCATGATGAAAAGAATGAATGCGGTGTCGGCGACAAGGTGGAGATCATGGAAACACGTCCACTTAGCAAATTGAAACGCTGGCGTATCGTTCGCATTCTCGAGAAGGCCCCCACGGTGGGAGTCTAG
- the rpsN gene encoding 30S ribosomal protein S14 — protein sequence MAKKSSIARNKKRERLVEKYAAKRAELKATLKNPDATDEEFWAAQRKLNDLPRNSAPARLRNRCSVTGRPRAFIRRYGLSRITFRELASQGKIPGVTKSSW from the coding sequence ATGGCTAAGAAAAGCTCTATTGCACGAAACAAAAAGCGTGAGCGCCTGGTGGAAAAGTATGCCGCCAAGCGTGCCGAGCTAAAAGCAACGCTGAAAAATCCAGATGCGACCGACGAGGAGTTCTGGGCAGCCCAGCGCAAGCTTAATGACCTTCCGCGCAATTCCGCGCCCGCACGCCTGCGTAATCGTTGCAGCGTCACGGGTCGCCCTCGCGCGTTCATCCGCCGCTATGGCCTTTCTCGTATTACCTTCCGCGAACTTGCCTCACAGGGCAAAATTCCCGGTGTAACCAAATCAAGCTGGTAA
- the tnpA gene encoding IS200/IS605 family transposase, with product MPQSLANLCVHLIFSTKDRYPYLKDDSIRKEVWHYLGGICNGLECQPVIVGGYHDHIHLLARQSKNIALKDWVRELKRASSIWIKSQRTQLNSFQWQSGYGAFSVSQSSVDEVRKYIIGQDSHHQRISFQEEFRIFLVRSGMDFDERYVWD from the coding sequence ATGCCTCAGTCCCTTGCCAATCTCTGTGTCCATCTAATCTTTTCTACTAAAGACAGGTATCCCTACCTAAAGGATGATTCGATTCGCAAAGAAGTCTGGCATTATCTTGGTGGCATTTGCAATGGACTGGAGTGTCAGCCTGTAATTGTTGGAGGTTATCATGATCATATCCACTTGCTGGCAAGGCAGTCCAAGAATATCGCCTTGAAAGACTGGGTTCGTGAGCTCAAAAGAGCGTCATCGATTTGGATCAAGTCCCAGAGAACTCAGTTGAATTCTTTTCAATGGCAATCGGGCTATGGGGCTTTTTCGGTCAGTCAATCCAGTGTCGATGAGGTCCGAAAATATATTATCGGGCAAGACAGTCATCACCAGCGAATATCCTTTCAGGAGGAATTTCGTATTTTTCTGGTAAGATCGGGAATGGATTTTGACGAACGTTATGTCTGGGATTGA
- the rplB gene encoding 50S ribosomal protein L2, with translation MSLIKIKPKTPGQRFEVKSRQDLWSGRPEKDLTVSRHRKKGRNCYGRITSRRRGGGHKKLYRIIDFRRDKLDVAAEVLRFEYDPNRSANIALLKYEDGEKRYILAPRGVQIGDKLISTNKPQTEYTPGLAIQLKNIPPATFIHAIEMQPGKGAQIARAAGQTAQLISIDGDRATVKMPSGEIRMLHSGCRAVIGRVGNEEHENIVVGKAGRNRWKGRRPRVRGVAMNPVDHPMGGGEAKTSGGGHPVSPWGQLSKGYPTRSKSKPSNSMIIVSRTGKKVKRGK, from the coding sequence ATGTCACTCATTAAGATCAAACCCAAGACCCCAGGCCAGCGCTTTGAAGTTAAAAGCCGCCAGGATCTCTGGTCCGGACGTCCAGAAAAGGACCTGACTGTTTCACGCCACCGTAAGAAGGGCCGTAACTGCTATGGTCGCATCACTTCACGCCGTCGTGGTGGTGGTCACAAAAAGCTTTACCGCATCATCGACTTCCGTCGCGACAAGCTTGACGTAGCCGCTGAAGTTCTGCGTTTCGAGTATGACCCGAATCGTTCGGCCAACATTGCACTTCTGAAATACGAAGACGGTGAAAAGCGTTACATCCTCGCACCACGTGGTGTTCAGATTGGCGACAAGCTCATCAGCACAAATAAGCCACAGACCGAATACACTCCTGGTCTTGCGATTCAGCTGAAGAACATTCCACCGGCAACTTTCATCCATGCGATTGAAATGCAGCCAGGCAAGGGCGCTCAAATCGCTCGTGCAGCTGGTCAAACCGCTCAGTTGATTTCCATCGATGGAGATCGTGCCACGGTTAAGATGCCATCCGGTGAAATTCGCATGCTCCACTCTGGCTGCCGCGCCGTTATTGGCCGCGTTGGTAACGAAGAACACGAAAACATTGTCGTTGGTAAGGCTGGTCGTAACCGCTGGAAGGGCCGTCGTCCTCGCGTCCGTGGTGTTGCCATGAATCCTGTCGATCACCCAATGGGTGGTGGTGAAGCGAAGACCTCCGGCGGTGGTCACCCGGTATCACCATGGGGACAGCTCTCCAAGGGATATCCAACCCGCAGCAAGTCGAAACCTTCAAACTCTATGATCATCGTCAGCCGCACAGGTAAGAAGGTGAAAAGAGGTAAGTAA
- the fusA gene encoding elongation factor G has translation MTAIAELSTANAPDRGKPLEFTRNIGIAAHIDAGKTTTTERILYYSGVVHKIGEVHEGTAVTDWMEQERERGITITSAAISCQWTTKDGPYTGVEQRINIIDTPGHVDFTAEVERSLRVLDGAVAVFCAVAGVQPQSETVWRQMDKYHVPRMAFINKMDRTGADFYSAVNSIKEKLGGNAHPIYLPIGAEDQLKGIVDLVCMRAAIYDPSDPSGVAFNWEEIPADMVEQAEAYRESLIEALADFDDTLASKYLEGKELEADDIKRAIRTATLSLKFIGVIPGSAFKNKGVQMLMDAVVDYLPCPLDLPPMKAYDDVDGDKEIDIVPDDSAKVAGLAFKLWSDPYVGKLVFCRLYSGTLKKGDVLYNPRTRKKERVSRLMVLKADAREDIEVAHSGDIFAIVGVKNVVTGDTLSEMGAGLVLEPPSFPEPVISMSIEPNTKADQEKLSLGLQRLSEEDPTFKVSSDEETGQTIVSGMGELHLEIIRDRLFREFKVEARSGKPQIAYRETINQAADGEGKFVRQSGGRGQYGHAVIKIEPNEKGKGIEVVSEIVGGAIPREFIKPTIDGITEAARNGTVAGYPVIDFKARIVDGSFHDVDSSEAAFKMAGIFAFKDAMAKADPALLEPIMSVEVTSPEEHQGDVVGDLNRRRGQIQAMETKNNVAIINAFVPLEAMFGYATDVRSLTKGRASYSMTPSHFEQVPRSVLNTIVETSSRAPARS, from the coding sequence ATGACCGCGATCGCAGAACTTTCCACCGCAAATGCGCCCGACCGAGGCAAGCCGCTTGAGTTTACGCGGAACATCGGTATCGCTGCGCATATTGATGCTGGGAAGACGACGACGACTGAGCGGATCCTGTATTACTCGGGTGTTGTCCACAAGATCGGTGAAGTGCATGAAGGCACGGCAGTAACCGACTGGATGGAGCAGGAACGTGAGCGTGGTATCACGATTACCTCAGCCGCGATTTCCTGTCAGTGGACGACCAAGGACGGTCCTTATACCGGTGTTGAGCAACGCATCAACATCATTGATACGCCGGGGCACGTTGATTTTACGGCCGAAGTTGAGCGCTCGCTACGTGTTCTTGACGGTGCTGTCGCAGTTTTCTGCGCTGTTGCCGGAGTTCAGCCACAGTCAGAGACGGTTTGGCGTCAGATGGACAAGTATCATGTCCCGCGTATGGCCTTCATCAATAAGATGGACCGGACGGGAGCTGATTTTTATTCCGCGGTAAATTCTATCAAGGAAAAGCTCGGCGGGAATGCCCATCCGATCTATCTGCCAATCGGTGCCGAAGATCAGTTGAAGGGTATTGTGGATCTCGTTTGCATGCGTGCGGCGATTTATGATCCGTCCGACCCAAGTGGTGTTGCTTTCAACTGGGAGGAAATCCCGGCAGATATGGTCGAACAGGCCGAAGCTTATCGCGAAAGTCTGATCGAGGCTTTGGCTGATTTTGATGATACGCTGGCTTCCAAGTATCTTGAAGGTAAGGAACTCGAAGCGGACGACATCAAGCGTGCGATTCGCACGGCAACGCTTTCTCTGAAGTTTATTGGCGTCATTCCTGGCTCTGCTTTCAAAAACAAGGGTGTCCAGATGTTGATGGATGCCGTTGTCGATTATCTCCCGTGTCCGCTCGATCTGCCTCCAATGAAGGCTTACGATGATGTGGATGGAGATAAGGAAATCGACATTGTGCCGGATGATTCAGCGAAGGTGGCTGGTCTTGCTTTCAAGCTCTGGTCGGACCCGTATGTGGGTAAACTCGTTTTCTGTCGCCTTTACTCAGGGACCTTGAAGAAAGGTGATGTTCTTTATAATCCGCGTACCCGGAAAAAAGAGCGAGTGAGCCGCCTCATGGTTTTGAAAGCCGATGCTCGCGAGGATATCGAAGTTGCACATTCAGGAGATATTTTTGCGATTGTCGGCGTCAAGAACGTCGTTACCGGTGATACACTTTCCGAAATGGGAGCAGGTCTCGTTCTGGAGCCGCCATCATTCCCGGAGCCGGTTATCTCGATGTCGATCGAGCCGAATACCAAGGCCGACCAGGAAAAACTTTCACTTGGACTGCAGCGTCTCTCTGAAGAAGATCCGACTTTTAAAGTCTCTTCCGATGAGGAAACCGGTCAGACGATCGTTTCCGGTATGGGCGAGCTCCATCTTGAAATCATTCGCGATCGTTTGTTCCGCGAGTTCAAGGTTGAGGCACGCTCCGGCAAACCACAGATCGCTTACCGCGAAACCATCAACCAGGCTGCAGATGGCGAAGGCAAATTCGTTCGTCAGTCCGGTGGTCGTGGTCAGTATGGTCACGCCGTGATCAAGATTGAGCCCAACGAAAAAGGGAAGGGCATCGAAGTGGTCAGTGAAATCGTTGGTGGTGCCATTCCGCGTGAGTTCATCAAGCCAACGATTGACGGTATCACCGAGGCAGCCCGCAACGGAACCGTCGCCGGTTATCCGGTTATTGATTTCAAGGCCCGCATTGTTGATGGATCTTTCCACGATGTGGACTCATCCGAAGCCGCTTTTAAAATGGCTGGTATCTTTGCTTTCAAAGACGCCATGGCCAAGGCTGACCCAGCTCTCCTTGAACCAATCATGTCTGTCGAAGTCACTTCTCCTGAAGAGCATCAGGGTGATGTGGTTGGCGATCTCAATCGCCGCCGTGGTCAAATTCAAGCCATGGAAACAAAAAACAATGTTGCGATTATTAATGCATTTGTCCCTCTTGAGGCGATGTTTGGATACGCAACCGATGTCAGATCCCTTACCAAAGGTCGCGCATCCTACTCCATGACACCTTCACATTTCGAACAAGTTCCGCGGAGCGTTCTTAACACAATCGTAGAAACATCATCACGTGCTCCTGCGCGTTCATAA
- the rplC gene encoding 50S ribosomal protein L3 — MSFTLIGKKVGMTQLFDGDNRLVPVTVVEAGPCPVVQVKSQDKDGYSAVQIGFSSQKAHRVNKPQLAHFAKAGVEPTKELREFRTEALEEELKVGDVLTVSRFEAGQKVDIIGTTKGAGFQGVMKRWGFHGGPASHGSMFHRRGGSYGQCQWPGEVNKGRKMPGHKGDKRRTTQNLTVVKVLEDKNLILLKGSVHGPKGGTVYIRTAKKTRKAS; from the coding sequence ATGAGCTTTACCTTAATAGGAAAAAAGGTCGGGATGACCCAATTGTTTGACGGTGATAACCGTCTCGTCCCGGTAACCGTAGTCGAAGCAGGGCCTTGCCCGGTTGTTCAGGTCAAGAGCCAGGACAAGGACGGCTACAGCGCAGTGCAAATTGGCTTTTCGTCACAGAAAGCACACCGCGTTAACAAACCACAACTCGCCCACTTCGCCAAGGCAGGTGTTGAGCCGACCAAAGAGTTGCGCGAATTCCGTACCGAAGCTCTTGAAGAAGAGTTGAAGGTTGGTGACGTTTTGACGGTTTCACGCTTTGAAGCAGGCCAGAAGGTTGACATCATTGGAACAACCAAGGGTGCCGGCTTTCAGGGTGTTATGAAGCGCTGGGGCTTCCATGGTGGTCCTGCCAGTCACGGTTCCATGTTCCACCGCCGTGGTGGTTCTTATGGTCAGTGCCAGTGGCCTGGTGAAGTGAACAAGGGTCGCAAGATGCCTGGTCACAAGGGCGACAAGCGCCGCACGACTCAGAACCTCACCGTTGTTAAGGTTCTTGAAGACAAGAATTTGATTCTCCTCAAAGGCAGTGTTCACGGACCCAAAGGTGGCACCGTTTACATTCGCACCGCGAAGAAAACCCGTAAGGCAAGCTAA
- the rpmC gene encoding 50S ribosomal protein L29 — MKAKDIRELSPEEAAKKLRDLRNDLVNLRVKKHAGQLENPSELRSLRHDIARLETIILEKKRQSAAA, encoded by the coding sequence ATGAAGGCGAAAGACATCCGCGAACTCTCTCCTGAAGAAGCCGCCAAGAAGCTGCGTGATCTGCGCAACGATCTTGTTAACCTGCGTGTGAAAAAGCATGCCGGCCAACTGGAGAACCCAAGCGAGCTACGTTCGCTCCGCCACGACATTGCGCGTCTCGAAACGATTATCCTCGAGAAGAAGCGCCAATCCGCAGCAGCCTAA
- the rplV gene encoding 50S ribosomal protein L22 has protein sequence MEVQALTKYTRMSPKKVREVAREIQGRPAQEALDLLRFIPRKSARLIHKTLTSAVANAENNHNLSSDDLHVKFALVEEGPALKRFRPAARGSAHPIRKRTSHIRIVLTDEVAEAAETK, from the coding sequence ATGGAAGTCCAAGCTTTAACCAAATACACGCGCATGTCGCCGAAAAAGGTCCGTGAGGTAGCTCGCGAGATCCAGGGCCGCCCAGCTCAAGAGGCGCTTGACCTGCTCCGTTTTATTCCGCGCAAGTCAGCGCGTCTTATCCACAAGACGCTGACGAGTGCAGTCGCTAACGCAGAGAACAACCACAATCTCTCCTCCGACGACCTCCACGTGAAATTCGCGCTGGTTGAAGAGGGTCCAGCATTGAAGCGTTTTCGTCCGGCTGCTCGTGGTTCCGCTCACCCAATTCGCAAACGCACCAGCCATATTCGCATCGTCCTGACCGACGAAGTCGCGGAAGCCGCTGAAACCAAGTAA